A segment of the Colletotrichum destructivum chromosome 3, complete sequence genome:
CTCCCCAACCCAGACGGTCGCGTTTCTGATGATGGTCGGCCTGTGGCCATCCACGTACCGGGCGTTCCGTCTTCTACCGTGGCCGGGTGGGTCGATCGGTGTGCTATGCAGCTTCTCGCAAGTTGCGAGGTCTTCTTGCAGCCTCTGAACGGATAGCCCATGGGTAGTGAGGCCtggctcgacggcgccggccgaaGTTGTGATCTGCCTCCATTGCGCGTAGACGATGAACACAAGGCAGGCTAAGCCTAGAGCGCGGAATGTTCGCGATCTGCGGGGTAGTTGAAGCGCTGATTTCCGTGCAGGGGGTAAGGATCGAGCTTCGTCTGTGGGTGTGAGGCTGTACGGCGGAAGCAAATCGCTCTTGACGCCCGCAGGTTGGCCCATGACTTTGGTATCGGGACGCAGATGGGGCAGATATGTTTTCTTCAAGAGTCTGGAGAGAACAGGCTGCTCACAATTAGTTCATATCACAGCTAGGTCCGGATACTTCTAGGTGACGGTCACCCCCTGTCGTCCCTTGCATAGGGGCTGCTGCATATCGGAACAAGGTTACGGACAGGGCCGAGATCGCCTGAATTAGTCTTTTCAGCATGTCGTCGGAATCTGAACAGCATGCTGCGATCCCAGACACCCTCTATTACTGGTAGAATTGATAAATGCTACGTGAAGACAAGGTAGACTTATTCCATCCTAAACCATCCCTCcctctgttgttgtttttaAAGTCATCCTTTGTGCAATCCATGATACCAGTCGCTTTGAAGATGTCGATTCTCGGTAGAAGGGAATCGACACGAGCACGCCCACTGCTGAAGCCGCCCACGAagccctcttcttctcgtagATTTGCCACTTTTATACAAGACGCAGAACAAGATGCTCTTGAAACTCCTTCTACTCCTCAAAATCATCCTTGAGCTTTCTGATCGACAGGTCCAAGACATCATTGTTGGGGGGCGCCGGTCGCAACCGGGACTGGGTCCTCGGCCACCACCGACACGGTGGCTTCTGCGGTACCGTTCGCCGGGTTGGATGCTTCCTCAGGCGCCGGGAGCCTCCACGTACAGGCCCGCTCCTCCCAGCTCGAAGTAGAGGATCCGGGGGGGTTCAACGTGGTGATGCCCGTCATGACGAGGCAGCGCTTGAAAGACTGATGGCTGTACTTGAAGTGGccgcggctgcggctccAGTCCAGGCAGAACTCGGTCATGCCGGGCACACTGGTCCCCCGGCAGCCATCGGAGGCGTCGACAGTGTAGGAGCCGTAGCTGGTGTAGAATGTGGAGTGCGCTCTGTTGCAGTTTCCATTCCAGTCACATTCGACAACAGCCCACAAGAGGTCAGCGACGCTTGTGGTTGCCAGCGCCGCGATGAGTGTCACGACTTCGAAGCGCAtcttgtgtgtgtgagagagagagggggggggggaagagagagagatgaagAGAGCACTTGGCAGAGTGGAGGATGTTTGGTGACGAGGAAACAAGAGTCGGATGGGTGAGTGAGGTTGGTTTTTCGTGAAAGGCAGCAGACGGAACTCCACGAGGCTTAAATACCTATTAGCCGTCCGACTTTTTGGGACTTTGGTAACCAGGTCCCTGGTGATGATAGGGACGACATTTTGCCAGTGTCTTCGTAATCTGACGCCGGATGTGATATGATCCTTGCCAGTGTATTGCAGATGAGCTGGACTAGATGCGGTAGGTGTCTTCCTCTGACCTTGAAAAAAGGCGCGTATCTAACTCAAAAGACTATGTTCATCTTCCACTGACAAACATAAGCGAAGGTCCATTAAGTAAGCTTGAATTTCTCCCCCCTGATGCAGAATAGCAGGGCATGAATCCTAGATTGTCAATCCAAGAATTATCAACAGGTTCACGCGTTGCCCCTTGGTTTGCTTTGGCTCCTAACAACAATAGCTCCAACCGTCTCTTCTGATTATTCAAGAGCCCACGTCTTCCGACATTCGACGCCGGTCTCCAATGCCTGCACGATCCAGAAAGTCTTACTTCAGGTAGTTGGTGAAAACGAACAAGGGGTTCCATCCAGGATGTCCCTCACCTTTCCCATCCTCCCGACCTCTTCCGACAGTTGCGCATGAGCTCAAGGGATCTCCTCCTTCCCATGCAGGGAGTCAACATAGATGCTAGCAGTCAACTGGCCGTTGGTTCTCTCCACTGAGGGTCACACCTTCATTGTTGGTGCAGACTTCGATTTCTTACACGGCATTTTGCCCAGTAGGGATAAACGCCGTTCGTTGGCCAATGGAATATGCCAGTGTTTGCAGGCTACCTTGCATTTGTGCGGAGCATTTTCCAAATGGACTCTCATCTTCAACGTTAGCGTAGGCAGGGGAAACACGAAATTTTGGTTGTGCTCAGCCCATTTTCTTCACGGCTGATTGAAGCGAGCCTTTGCGAGAAATCATTGGACACAGAACGACAGGGCGGCTCGGATGGTGTCCTTCAAGCGGGATGTTTCTCACCGACgtcttggtcttgggctTTTCTAGTATTCACTATATCGGTGTAAAGACTCTTGAATCCATCCCACGATTCTCTCGTTAGGCGCACCATGAGATGTTTCAAGTTCACTCTCTTAAAACTTGTACGAATATCTATATGTGCCCCTTGCCTTATGGGTTTTGATCTTTCGTTTGCCAGAATGTGCCTTTCAATATTTGCATTTTGAAGCTTTTTATGCAGTCGTCTCTATAGTATTGTTTTAAAGAGGACAATGCCACTATTATTGGCTTGCGTGAACTGGCTAATGGCATCAACCTTGACTGACCGACAGCCTGGTGGCAACATGCTTACTGTGAGCATCCCCTCGTGCCCTTCAAGTAGGCCAGTGTATTTGACGTCATTTATAAGAAGGACTCGGTTTCTTTTTAgggttcttttttttttttttcgttaGTTCTTCCtaggtggtggtgggttgACATGCTTGACAAGCTGTGTAGCGCTCGTGTCATAACCAAATCTTTTAAAGTCCTGCTCATGGCGTCGTGTTAATTCCCGGTGTGCTTGGAAAACAGATGAAAAGGGGGATAAACAGCGTTATTGTCAATGAACAGTATGGAGACAACGGATTGAGAAATGAGTTTGAAACAGTCTCTTGCTTCACATTGCAGAGTTCACAACTCTTAGTCACTAGTCCTCTCATTGTTGTCTAGAATAACTTCACTTGCCCCTTTTGCTAACTCTGCCTCTTGAGATCATAATATTCTTCAGTATCATTTTCTTTATGAATCATTAAGCATTAAGTTTTGGACTCGGCAGAATGTTATCCTAGAAGCGTTTCTTACTTGTTTACCATTGGCGCATTTGATGATGTCTCACTTCAAAATGTCTCAGTTTGCAGACTAACTGTGCCTTGCATGTCGTGGAATGGTGGTACCTTGCATCAAGTGCTCAATTACTGCATTAGGACAAACGATCAAAATAAGCAATGTTGCTCTATCTGAAAACAAACCACGCTCAGTGGGCCTTGACCAAGTTCTCCTTCACCACGGGCGCCTGCTTCGGCCCCTCGGCCGGAACCTCGGACGCGTGCGCCTTGGCAACCGACTGGGCGTAGGGAGTCCActcctcgtcggccgtcATGCCGCCGTACAGCATCGAAGGCGGCGCCAGGGCCTGGACGTCCGGGGTGGCCTTGAACAGGAAGAACTTCTCGTCGTGCCACTGGCCGGCGGTGACGTAGCGGCCCTCGCTGTCGGTGAACATGgtctcgttctcggcgcgGAGGAAGTAGGCGATGGAGTAGCGGTGCTCCTCCGGGTTGAAGGGCACGACGCGGTGGATGCACGACATCATGGTGTGCCCGCTGGCGAAGCGCAGCGAGTCGCcgacgttgatgatggcgcagCCCTTCTTGGGCGCGACGAAGCCGAACTCCTTGgtccccggcggccggaTCTGGAGACCCCActcctcggcgaagaggagcgTCAGGGAGCTGATGTCGGTGTGCTTCTGGTGGCCgatctccttgtccttgacggGGTCCGCGGGCACGTAGTGCATCATGGCcagcgtcgaggtcgacgggcGGTCGTTGCGGTGGGCGTTCTCGtagcgggcggcgccgacgaggcccatGGCGGAGGAGAGGCCCGAGAGGACGGCCTTGGTGACGATGTTGGAGCCGGAGATGGCGTTCTTCAGGATCGCCTTGTCGGTGTCGTTCTGGAGGATCTTGGGGAACTTGGGGTCCTTCCTCTGGATCTCGTCTCGGGAGACCTATGTTCGAAAGACGGGCGTTAGTCTCAGGATTTACAAATGGcatgttttttttttttttaagtCCTTTTGGAAGTATCTCACCTTGAACATCTCATAGCCGTCCCTGGTATTGGGGAGACCACCCGTGCGGGAGCCGACGGGCTCATACCTGGCCATCGACCATCAGTGATTTgttgacgccgaggaggaacaCCGGCCGGGACCGGCGACTGGCAACTCACCCAAGATGTGCGGTGACAAGGCCAAGCTCGTTCTTGGCTTCGATGGGAGACTCGAAGTAGCGGTGCATGAGGTCGAGCGTCTTCTGCTGGTCGTCCAGGAACCGgctgccgtcgaggccgttAAGGTCGAGGTAGAAGAAGCCCTGCTCCTGGCAGCAGCGAAGAAGGATCTCCAGCTCGGCGGGTTCCTGGGACAGGACTCGTCCGAAGTCGACCGTCTCCATGGGGTAGATGGGGACTCTCTTCCCCGCCCACTCGACGGTCTGCGGGACTTCGGTGGAGACGCCCATGATGTCtgatgtgtatgtgtgtgtgtgtgtgtgtgtgtcttgTATGAGGGTATCTAGATGTGTAGAGGAGGGAACGGAACGATGATCGAACGAGAACTGGGTCGAAGATGATAGATAGCTGGAGAGATTCGTCAGGACGCTTTGCTCCTCCCTTTGACATCAACGCGTCTGTTGGCCCCTCCTATTTATACAAGTGGAAGAAGCTGCACACGTGTAGGCGACGCCATTctaccaacaccaacaccaacaacaacaacaacactgCCCCTCACCACCCCCTCGTCAGCGAGCGAGCGGCGCCAACTCTTCCGCCCGCACTCTAATTCCCTTATCCTCCTTCCAGATTGTTTGATGAACAGCGTCCCCCTTGGACTGAGACTCAAGGTTCCATGCAAAGATGCGGGGTTTCGGGCCAATCGGCACCACGCTTTATATCACATGCATACTGCGCCAACAAGACGATTCCTGGCGGGTTGgggagctcgacgccctATTCCCTCGTATCAAAAGTGGATAGTCCCCCCTCTAGCACgcttgggggagggggtctGGCTCTCCTCTCCGTGATGGCGACCTGTCTTCGGTATCTCGCATCACTCAATCGGACGCGGTCCGTCCCATGCAGGGCGAGCGGATGGATTGCACCATTTCTTGGCCCCGTCTTATCATTTCCGGGAGAAGAAACGGCGACGTCCAACCGAACGAaaccctcttcctctcgaTCCTCAAATACCCCGGTTTTAGCCAGACCTGATGGCTTGTgggcaacatcaacaacacacCCCACTCTCGCTGCTTTCTCGCGTGCCCGGAAGAGGCAGAGTGCGACCACACCCACTCGGGCTTTTATCCGTACATAAACATCGCCAAGCCCGGCAGATAGTCATCTAACAAGGCGTTCGTTTATTCGTTGGCTGATACCGGGCATacggagctggagctggacgGAATGCCTTCATTTAATAGAAATTCAAGTTGAAACAGACAGCGTGTACATCATGCATTGTCTCCGGTTGAATCAACCCATCTCGCGGTTCTTGTGTCTAATCAAGCCGGAATCCTCGACGAGAATAGTGGCCACtaccatcaccaccatcagCAATCTCAAAGGGTCCTTGATCCTAACGCCACCCGGGAGCAGCCGCGAAAGGACCCCTGGCTAAAATCTGACATAATGACACTAGTCAATGACCACGCGCATCCTGCTTCGACGATGCGGGGTAGCTCCAACAGTGGCATCCGCCGGTCACCCGGAGGCTGTAAGCAAGTGGTCAGTCTGCGGAGAAAACATCCCGGGCGATTCTGTGGCTCCTGGCATTGTTGTTCTGTAGCTCCTCGCAGGATCTTGGTCATCATTATGCATCAATCAGGGCCGTCGAGCCGGAGTTGTGTCTGGTTATTAACCAGTTAGAAATGACGTATTAAGCACACTGCACGGTTAGAAGGCAGGGGTAGTCTTCCAACACGGCACCCTAGAGTATCGACTGGGGGTGGGGGTGTCTACCTCGGTAACTTGAACAACCGAATTGCTAGTTTAACATAAATCCAAGTCAGTCTTCGAATGCCAACAAGGAAGTTAGAACGTTTTGGTGGTGTTCTCTGACATCATGGTGAAAGAGCAGTTTTTGGTTTCTCTATACCAAAACGAATGCCTATTTCAACAACATCACTGTGTTTTATCAAACAAGGTGCTGTTGATCGAGAAGCTGTAAAACGAACATTACCTGTCAGATAGAGTTGTTAGAGCTATTTTATACTGGATGCTAGAGTAACGAATTAGAGCTTCTGGTTTGTGCTGGGCATTCGTCTCTTTCCAAATGACTGCGTTTCTATGTCATTTAAATCCGGAGCTGCCGAATATTTCTCGCACTTGCTCCAGCCACGACTCATCCTAGGTTGGCCGGTGACATATCAGTCGCTGCTGTTTCACATCATCAGCGACCACTACGATATGCCAGGTTCGTTTCTATTGCTGATCAATCTGCAATTTACCATCAAACAGCGGTGGTTTAATAAACGAATGAAGACAATAAAGCCTCATGAAGTCTCAATTGCCATAGTATTTGTTATGTAATTGTGAGCTAGCATCAACTGGCTCGTTGTGAGTGGGACCGGTCGTTATGACTTCACGCGGTGTTAGTTTCATGAGAAATGACAGAAGTGATGGACAAATGGACCAATCAAGCATGAAATGTTCTGAAAGCATCAAACAGTCAAGGTATACGTGAGAGAGTTAGGAACATGTCGTGAAGACAACAACGTGGGCGAAAAGATCATAAGCGTCTAATCGTCTAGAAAGGAGATAAAGAGCACAAGAAGGGAGGGTATTTAGACCCATCCAGAAGCTGTCTCCGTCTCAACCCGAGTTTGGGACCGATTTGGTGCAGTCATATGCCATTAAAGATTCTTCACATAGGCCTCATGTGAGATGATGCTACTGAAATTAACAACATGTAGTTCGGCAGAACTACTAGTATTTATAttatttttttctttcgGAAGACGTGCTAAGCCTAACTGAGTGCCTTTGGTGGTATCAATCTATCAAGATTCCCAATCCTGACAGATCTCCGTCCTCGTGCCAACTGGCCTCTGGCTTTGCGCCTCCCAAGTGGGCATCACGAGCACGAGCGGCGTCGGCACTACGCAAACGGCCAGTAGGCCAGCTCGTAGAGGTaccccgtcgtcatcttGGCGTGCTCCAGGGCGTGGTCGAACGAGACGTGCTCGATGGTGTCGTTGGGCGTGTGGATGTTCGGGTTGTGGTTCCCGAACGGCGCCTCGAAGATGAAGGACGACGGGAAACCATTGCGGTTCGCCGAGGCGTGGTCGGAGCAGGCGTAGCCGCAAACGGTGTCCTCGTAGGGGATGTCGGTGTACTGCTCTCGCACGTCAGCCACCATCGCCAGCGCAGCACTATCGGAAACTCTATCCCATAGCCCGGCCATCAAGGGAGTCcgccagagagagagagagagagagggaggatgGGGACGTCAACTTACGGCTTCGATAAGGCGCTTCATGTAGGCGACCTGGTCCGGGTCGGTCCAGTCcgtgacgacgccgaagcgctcgacgccgtcgcggccgacgTAGCCGACCATGTCCTGGTTCAGCATGGCGACGACCTGGCGGTTGGAGGCGCGGTACTGGGTAAAGATGTCCTGGCtgccgagcaggccggcctcctcggcgccgtacCAGTGGAACTCGACCGTGTTGAGCAGGTCGCCCGAGGCGATGCGCTTGTCCGAGAGCAGGACGCGGAGGACTTCGAGGATCATGACGGAGCCAGAGCCGTTGTCATCTGGGTTGCTTGTGTCAGTCTTTCCGTGTCGAATTTGACCGATTCTGGTTTACAGAAGAAACACAGAACATTCCGCgtagaaagagagaaggagaagaagagggagggcCAAAGAGGCTACTAACCAGCACCAGGcgcgcggccggcgccgcggtcACCGGAAATGACCGAGTCGAGATGCGCCCCGACGACCACGGTGCGCTGGTTCCGGCCGGGaatggtgacgatgatgctgGGCTGCGACCAGGCGACGTGGCGGACGTAGCGCACGTTGGCGGTCGggtggccggcggcgtcgaggacggcggcgacctggccgTGCAGCCACTCGGCGGACTCGACGCCGGTGCGCGAGAGGTAGTAGCGGTTGtggaaggccgagaagcgcTCGAGGTGGGTGCGCATGTTGTCCTTACTGAGCTTGGGGATCAGCGCGTTGACGTGGCACGACTGGTTCATGGCCGTCGGGAATGGgagggcggccgcggcggcgagcctGAAGTCGGCCgtggagacgacggcgggcaCGTCCGACCACTCGGTGATGTCGAAGAAGTGGACGCGTTTCTGGGGGGGACGTCAATGGTGTGTCCTGACAGCTTGTCAAAAGAGATCAGGGCGGGTCATACGTCCATCATCTGCcacttctcctcctccgtgacggtgacggtctCGCCCGGAGCAAGCTCGAGGGTGAACAGCTTGTTCGGGTCGCGGGGCTCGACGGaggagccggcggccgagaacgcggcgagggccgagaGGAGAGGAGCGAAGCGCATGGTGGCCGCTTTTGACAGACGActgaggagagagagagagcgtgAAGCTATGAAGGAGACTGGCTGGCTTGACGACAACTACTCTTCACTCGTCTGCAAGGTACCGTGCCTTGAGGGCGAGCTTCTTATATACACTCTGTAAAACCTTCCAGAGAGGTGGAAAGCCGCATGAGGTCGTGCCACACAGCCCCTCCTGACGCCCGACGCCATGGAAGACAAGGCCCCAAGGAGGTCTCGTCTCCGCTGACGCTTGGAATCTTTTGTTGCGCCGATTTCAAGCGGAGCTACACGTCCCCAAgtgaaggagggggggtggtggaggggggagatGACCGCCGCCATGGACCCAATGTCAAGCCCCAAATCAATCTTCATGTACGCCGAGAACTGTAACAGGAAGCTGGGATGGCTAGAGGGGGCTTTCTAGAGTCTTTTAGCACGGGCGGTGAGCCTCAGGGCCGATGCTGGCCTCGTCGCGAGGGGATCTGTCTCCGTCCAAGAGGGATACGCTAGCAAGCGAATGTTCTCCCCCGCGTCCCGAGTGTTAGGATGATCCGCAAGAGGTACAGCATTGACGGATATCATTGGCCAATTGCGTCGAGGTCCCGGGCGGTGATGACTGGCCAAGATACGTTGGGTCTTGGCCTCCGAAGTGTAAGACGTTAAGGTCACGGTCGGTTGGATGGCTCCCGAGTCCCGTCTTATCTCTCTTCTAAGTTTGTGTTTATTCTCACTTGGCTTTTGGTTCCTGTTCCGGGACTCTGAGTTGTTGTTTCTCTTATTCGGTCCTCTCGCCGATGGGCAAACCAAAGTGTTTCATCGGATAGATGACGGCGACAAACAaccgtcccccccccccccccccccccccccccctctcaatCACATCTCCTTGTTAACCGAAGCTTCCAAGAGAAAACGCATCACTTGTAGGGGTTAATGACAGGTGCCGTCTCGACACAGTTGCCCTGATAACCGACGCGCCAAGAATAGCTGTATCCGGAAGGTGACTTTCGGCCAAGCCAGTTGCGCGGGGAATGCAACtgagggggggttggagaCAGACCAGTCAAGTCGTCTGACTTGCAGACATGACATCCCGGTTTTACGATGCCAAGATCTTCTAGAGGCCTTCGATCCAACGGTGTACCGTAGAGACGTGCGTAATCAGCAACCGGGGGAAACAATGCTTGGCCCGGACTGGGTGGGAGGCCGAGGACTCGCTGGGTACTTCGGATAGTCCGTTGTTGACAGAGACAGAAGCACTCGGGTTTCGCGCCGCCCATTTCCTGTCTAAAGACTCGACCTGGCCGTCCCTGATATCCTCACGGCTCCCCGACGTTCCCCCAAGTCACCCAAGTCACCCAAGAAGCACTCTTCTCTCGACCGTCACGGaccctcctccgtctcccgcGCCGCTGCGCAGAGCAACCAGGAGCAGCACCCCCTGGACCGACGCGAAAAGCCCGTTGTTGACCACCGGCCAGCCGATCAACCGATACCACTCCCCCCAGGACGGCAGATAGGGCGGGTACTCGACCCGGACCATCCACGAGATGGCGACGAgcgcgaagacgacggcctgCGCGGCGAGGCAGGGGAGGCTCAGCGCGCTCGTCTCCGGACGGGTGAACAGTATCGCGCGGGCTTgcgggacggcggcggcgatggtgaggATAGTCGAGAGCGGCAGGATGAGGAGGTggtgggcgaggaggaggatctcCTCCGCCCAACGGCGCGACTCGGAACGGGTCGGAGGCTGGAGGGCGTCCAGGGTGAAGGGGACGAGcgagatgaggaggaagacgaggtaGATTGCCGAGACGGCGCGTCGATGGTCCCGCCTGTAGTCTCTTTCCGCTGCGTGACGGAGAGAGTCGAGGAATCTTTCTTCCAGCGTGGCTGGTCAGTCTCCTTGAGCCGAGCCCCAAGTCATTCGAAACGGGGATGGGGCCATCTTCTGTGCAACTTACAATGACAGGGAACAAATccagacgacggcgagctgaGCAAAGTTGAACCAGTCGCCCGCCGTGGCCGGGTCGTGGACAAAGACGTCCGGGCGCGGGAAGCCGTTGTCGTTGACATGGAGGAATAGACCGATGGCGAACTGCTCGGTGGCGCTGATCAAGTTGAAGAGGAGGTAGTACAGTGAGAGGCCGTCGCAGTGGCCCTGTTCCCGGATccggtggtgttgagggagGTAGGAGGCCGCGGTCAGTATGCTCAGTACCCTGGGACACGGTAAGTTTTCGAGAGAATACTGCTACCTCGGGTAGACATGGAGTCGTCCGCTGTAAACCAGGATATGTTGGAGGGACTCACAATCTCACCCAGTTGGGCAGAATGTTGGGGACCATTGCTGAAGACTGAGGTGAGTGGAATGGTCGAGACAAGTGACAATGATGTGAGTCTCTtgtagcagcagcagtagtagtagcaTCACTTGAACAAATAAAAAGCACAAAGAATCTATCACTCTTCAACATGCAACTTGAATTGATCAATGTCAGTTGAGTGTTGGTAGCTGTGCTCGCCCGAATACTGGGCCTCCACAATCGACCTATAAGATTCAGTCATTGTATCACGTGGGAGAGCGAGTCGCGACAACCGAAAGACTCTCTCACATCAGGAACATGTCAAGGAAGGGGCACACGATACTATTCAGTAACAAGGCGCTCAATGCATCATTTACTATCCCATCTATAGCGCTTCCAAGCATAAAAATGGCTGTCCCAGCCCCAACTACCAAGTTGCCCGACTCGCCGTATTCCACAGATCCGAGCCTGCTCGAGATACCGGTTCCGATTCCATCGCATCGGATTCAGGATCCGGATCGCTTGAAGGGTAGACAAGCCACTTGGTTATGGCCTTGCTGCCGTACTGATCAGCCATGCCGCAGTACTCTTCACCCCAATCTTGCATCCAGCCcttggtgttgttgtcgaGCTTATTAAAGGCCCGAGTCAAGAGTCCACGAAGCGACCTTCGTCTGAGGGCGCCATGGACTCCGGATCGTCTTCGTGCGAGGCATCGAGGAGTTCGTTCTCATTCAGCGCGCGTTTCTCGATACTACTGTCGACGGGTGCAGTGTGCAAGTCGATATCTACGCGTTCGATCTCGTCGGTAGTCGGATCTGAGATCAAGAGGTCGGTGTTGCGTTGCTCGATATCTCCCTTGGGGAGACTGGGGTCGCGATAGAAGAGTCTGAATTCGCCTTGGTACTGCTTCTCGTTGCTGTAGCCGCAGTGGACACCCATCTTGGCACGAACCCCAATTTCCATATAGGTGCAAGGCTCGTAGTTGATGGCTCTCTCAAGAAAGCCGGCCATGTCGCGGTTGGTGATGACAACCTTCTCCTTAGAGGTCATGAAGCTGAGGCCACAGGACTCGTGGGCGGCAAACTTGGCCCAAAAGTTCAGGTCGCGTTCCTTAAAGACGACCTTGGCCGTGTTTTGTTTGCAAAAGCCCAAGAGCTGCTGGCAGTCGGACTTGAGGGGCGTGTTTGCCTCGTGCCAGTCGGAGGAGAGCCAGACAGGGGTGCAGAAGGGGCCCTCAGGATTGCCGCCAAGATACATATCGTACCGCTTGGAGACGGTTGAATTCACCGGCTCGAATTCGTCAGAAGCCTCGTGGACGGTACCATCGAAGACGTAGGCGGAAGCGTTGTTGGGGATCTGGGCAAAGGACTTGACGATGAGGGGCTTCTCGGACTTGGCCTCGCGGATCCTGACAGGCTGAGCGGTATCATTGCCGGAGGTGAAGTTGCCGGGAAGAGTACCATTATTCGGGATCCCGTCGAGCAAGGGGCCGCGCTGTTGCAGTCTCCAAAAGGATGGTGCGCTGCCTGAGGGACTACTCCAGACAGCGCAATCAgcctcgccggcagcagAGATGCGGCTGGCGATAGTCCAAGCGGGCCGACTCAGAGATCGGTCGAGGAAATTGGCGATGTCTCCCATGGAGATTACCACATCGCGGGTGTAGGTGCGGGCGCGGAAAGCACAGCTGCCGACCCAGACGATCTCGGCCCAGCGGTTGAGGTCGGAGTCGGGGTGCTCGAAGTAGATGAGAGCTGAGTTTGTCTTGACGTAGTCGAAGAGAGCCTGGCAATCATCGCGACGGGGgctgccgacgccgctgtcTCTCTGGGTGGCGCGAACGGCACAGAGCTCGATATGCTCGCCGCCTTTGACGACCTTGATGTGCTTGGCGATGGACCAAG
Coding sequences within it:
- a CDS encoding Putative Ecp2 effector protein; its protein translation is MMRRVLALIIVFVARTLARAVPDVAIIDAVVSSPPSQKIPFKASNGFDVVLNIAAGVRLTDDIHSLPWSIAKHIKVVKGGEHIELCAVRATQRDSGVGSPRRDDCQALFDYVKTNSALIYFEHPDSDLNRWAEIVWVGSCAFRARTYTRDVVISMGDIANFLDRSLSRPAWTIASRISAAGEADCAVWSSPSGSAPSFWRLQQRGPLLDGIPNNGTLPGNFTSGNDTAQPVRIREAKSEKPLIVKSFAQIPNNASAYVFDGTVHEASDEFEPVNSTVSKRYDMYLGGNPEGPFCTPVWLSSDWHEANTPLKSDCQQLLGFCKQNTAKVVFKERDLNFWAKFAAHESCGLSFMTSKEKVVITNRDMAGFLERAINYEPCTYMEIGVRAKMGVHCGYSNEKQYQGEFRLFYRDPSLPKGDIEQRNTDLLISDPTTDEIERVDIDLHTAPVDSSIEKRALNENELLDASHEDDPESMAPSDEGRFVDS
- a CDS encoding Putative peptidase M28; this encodes MRFAPLLSALAAFSAAGSSVEPRDPNKLFTLELAPGETVTVTEEEKWQMMDKRVHFFDITEWSDVPAVVSTADFRLAAAAALPFPTAMNQSCHVNALIPKLSKDNMRTHLERFSAFHNRYYLSRTGVESAEWLHGQVAAVLDAAGHPTANVRYVRHVAWSQPSIIVTIPGRNQRTVVVGAHLDSVISGDRGAGRAPGADDNGSGSVMILEVLRVLLSDKRIASGDLLNTVEFHWYGAEEAGLLGSQDIFTQYRASNRQVVAMLNQDMVGYVGRDGVERFGVVTDWTDPDQVAYMKRLIEAYTDIPYEDTVCGYACSDHASANRNGFPSSFIFEAPFGNHNPNIHTPNDTIEHVSFDHALEHAKMTTGYLYELAYWPFA
- a CDS encoding Putative oxoglutarate/iron-dependent dioxygenase, non-hem dioxygenase domain-containing protein: MGVSTEVPQTVEWAGKRVPIYPMETVDFGRVLSQEPAELEILLRCCQEQGFFYLDLNGLDGSRFLDDQQKTLDLMHRYFESPIEAKNELGLVTAHLGYEPVGSRTGGLPNTRDGYEMFKVSRDEIQRKDPKFPKILQNDTDKAILKNAISGSNIVTKAVLSGLSSAMGLVGAARYENAHRNDRPSTSTLAMMHYVPADPVKDKEIGHQKHTDISSLTLLFAEEWGLQIRPPGTKEFGFVAPKKGCAIINVGDSLRFASGHTMMSCIHRVVPFNPEEHRYSIAYFLRAENETMFTDSEGRYVTAGQWHDEKFFLFKATPDVQALAPPSMLYGGMTADEEWTPYAQSVAKAHASEVPAEGPKQAPVVKENLVKAH